A window of Dehalogenimonas sp. WBC-2 genomic DNA:
TGATACCAGTCCGCCTGAAACTCAAGAATTTCCTGCCTTATCGCGGTGACCTGCCCGCCTTTTCGTTTGATGGGATTCATCTTGCATGCATTTCTGGCGACAACGGCAGCGGTAAAACGTCTATAATTGATGCCATCACCTGGGCGCTCTGGGGCAAGTCACGGCTGCGGAGCAAGTCCACCTCAGATGACGACCTCATAACTCAGGGTGAGTATGAGACATCAGTCACCTTTGATTTCAGGGCTGGAGACAGTCAGGTTTACCGTGTTGAGCGCCGGCGTACTAAACCGAAACGTGCCGGTGGTGCAGGGCAAAGCGCTCTTAACCTCTTCATAGATTCCAAAGAAGGTTTCAAGACTGTTTCCGGCAATACTATAGGTGAAACCGAGGAGAGAATTAAGAATATCCTTCATCTTGATTATGAGACATTCATTAACAGTGCCTATCTGAAACAAGGTGAAGCCGACCATTTTACCGAACTCCGCCCCAGCGATCGCAAAGAGGTATTGGCCAAGATCTTAGGTTTGGATATTTATGATCAACTAGCCGAGAATGCCAAACACAAAGCCAGTGACGCCGCTGCGACCAAAAATCTTCTCTCTGACAGCATCGGGTTGGAACAACAGCAACTCGAACGAAGGCCAGAGTTGGAAGCGGCTCTGCAGATGGCTCAAAATGAACTGTCCGACAGTGAGGCTGCCCTCAACCAGAAACGTAGCACTCTTGACGGTCTGCGAAACGCAAAACAATTACTTGAGTCACAAGAGACAACTTTGCAACAGTCGGAATCGACGGTTAAAGACATAGAAGCGGACATTCATGCGAGGCAGTCTGATAAAGCCGAGATGGCTAAACGCATTATAGCGCATCAGGTTGTACTCTCTGGCCGTCAAGCCATTGAAGAAGGCTTTGCTCAATACCAGAACGCCCGCCGCCTTAACGATGAATTCAATCAAAAACTAGGCGAATTACGCCGAATAGAAAAGCGCCGTGATACCCACGAAAAAGCAATCACCGAAATTAGGCATAAACTGGAACTCACCCGTGACCGCTGGCAAGTCGCTCTGGATGATTTGAAGACCAAAGCGGCCAGAGTTGAAGTTACCAAGCAGTCTCTCTATGAACTGAAGCTGGAAATCGAGAAACTTGCTGCCGGGGAACGGCAGATGGAAATAGAGAGGCAAACACTTAACACTCTCAATATTCAACTGGCCACTCTGACCGCAGAGGAAACAGGCCATCAGCGGCATCTGGCTGAGATCGCCGAGAAATCGGGGTTGCTCGTCAAGGCGGCCGAGGCTATATGTCCTGTGTGTGAGGCAGAGCTTCATGAGGACCGTTTGGAAATGGTCCAGGCAAAATACGCCGCCGACCGTACCGCAACACAAAGCCGCATCAACGAAATCGCCGCTGCCAAAGCAGAGCAAATGGCGCAGATCACCGCATTGGAACGACATCTGGCAACAGATACCTCTCTCAAAGCTGACCAAGCTAAATTGACCGTCCGTGAAGCTAGACTGCTTCAAGAGATTGATGAAGCGGAAAATGCCGCCAGACGGCTTCCCGAAGGTGAGAGACAAATTAACAGCTTAACCTTAGAGATAGCTCGCGCTGAATATGCTCCTGATGAACAAAAGCTCATCTCAGTGCTGGACGCGGAGATAAAGGCTTTAGATTACGATATAAAGGCCCATGAAAGGGCAAATTCAGAAACAAAAACGCTGGAGGCTTTCGAGCATCGATATCGTGAACTCACTGAGGCCGATAAAATGCTGGCTTCAGAGGAAATCGCTTTGCGGAAAACCGAGTATGCCATAGCAAGCCTGGAAGAACGGCTGGCAACGCGTCGTTTGGAAGTTCTAAAAAACAAAACTCTGCTTGATAAACTGCCGCGTATCGACCCCGCTGAATTGACCCGGACTGAATCTGAGGTTAAAGCGCTGGCGGCGGTCATGAGTGCCGCCTCGGAGCGGGTAGGCAGCTTGAAACAAGGTCTCATTCATCTGGATGAACTTAAAACCAGACTTGCCGATAAAGCATCTGACCTTAAACGATATGCCGCCGAAGAAAGCCTTTATAAGGAGCTGCAACAAGCCTTTGGCAAAAACGGCATCCAGGCCATTCTTATTGAAAACGCTATACCTGAAATGGAATCAGAGGCAAACCGGCTGCTGGCCAGGATGACCGACAACCGTATGAGTCTTAAGATTGAGCCGATGAGAGCCACCAAAAAAGGTGATATGATCGAAACCTTTGACATCATGATCGCTGATGAACTGGGCACGCGTGATTATGACCTGTTCAGCGGTGGAGAGGCCTTCCGCATCAATTTCGCCTTACGGCTGGCACTATCCCGTTTGTTGGCCCATCGCGCCGGCGCTCCCTTACGGACGCTTATTATTGACGAGGGTTTCGGCACTCAGGACGCCTCTGGAATCGAAAAATTGAAGGAGGCTATATCCAGCATCCAGAATCAGTTCGATTGTATCCTGGTCATCACCCACATTGAGGAGTTCAAGGATGCTTTCCCGGCCCGCATTGAAGTCTTCAAGACCGCGGACGGCAGCAGTATCAAGGTAAGTTACAACTAAAGACCAAGGTCATCGGAAATACTTTGCATAGCTTTCAATGAAAGTTCAATGAATTCCTGCAGTGTCAGCCCGATATCGGTACATTTAGCTATCTGCTCACGGTTGGCTCCTGCCGCAAAGCTCTTTTCTTTGAAACGCTTCAGGATGGATTTGGTTTCAACAACCGCTAATTGTTTCTCTGGCCGGATGAGTGCCCCGGCTGTTATTAGTCCGGTAACCGGATCAGCACAATAAAGTGCTTTATCCATAAGCGTCTCAAACGGTTCACCCAGCATACCGTGACACAAAATGGCATGACATACGCTTTCTGAAACACCCATATCTCTTGCCATGTCTGCCGACATCCGCCCGTGGACGGTCATATCACCTTGGCATTCATCGAGATCAATATCATGTAGCAGACCAGCCAGCCCCCACTCCGCCACATCCTCGCCAAAGTTCTCGGCCAGGGCGTGCATCACCGCCTCGGTAGCCAGCATATGTTTGATCAAATTTGGGTTGTTTACCCTGGTTTTAACAGCCTCTAAAGCTTGTTCTCTGTTCATCTTATTCTCCCTGACGCCATATTAATCAGGCAAGAGCACCATTGTCAAAACAGGTGGCTGCTGTTATATTAAAGCCTGTGTCTCACA
This region includes:
- a CDS encoding exonuclease SbcC, whose protein sequence is MIPVRLKLKNFLPYRGDLPAFSFDGIHLACISGDNGSGKTSIIDAITWALWGKSRLRSKSTSDDDLITQGEYETSVTFDFRAGDSQVYRVERRRTKPKRAGGAGQSALNLFIDSKEGFKTVSGNTIGETEERIKNILHLDYETFINSAYLKQGEADHFTELRPSDRKEVLAKILGLDIYDQLAENAKHKASDAAATKNLLSDSIGLEQQQLERRPELEAALQMAQNELSDSEAALNQKRSTLDGLRNAKQLLESQETTLQQSESTVKDIEADIHARQSDKAEMAKRIIAHQVVLSGRQAIEEGFAQYQNARRLNDEFNQKLGELRRIEKRRDTHEKAITEIRHKLELTRDRWQVALDDLKTKAARVEVTKQSLYELKLEIEKLAAGERQMEIERQTLNTLNIQLATLTAEETGHQRHLAEIAEKSGLLVKAAEAICPVCEAELHEDRLEMVQAKYAADRTATQSRINEIAAAKAEQMAQITALERHLATDTSLKADQAKLTVREARLLQEIDEAENAARRLPEGERQINSLTLEIARAEYAPDEQKLISVLDAEIKALDYDIKAHERANSETKTLEAFEHRYRELTEADKMLASEEIALRKTEYAIASLEERLATRRLEVLKNKTLLDKLPRIDPAELTRTESEVKALAAVMSAASERVGSLKQGLIHLDELKTRLADKASDLKRYAAEESLYKELQQAFGKNGIQAILIENAIPEMESEANRLLARMTDNRMSLKIEPMRATKKGDMIETFDIMIADELGTRDYDLFSGGEAFRINFALRLALSRLLAHRAGAPLRTLIIDEGFGTQDASGIEKLKEAISSIQNQFDCILVITHIEEFKDAFPARIEVFKTADGSSIKVSYN
- a CDS encoding HDIG domain protein, whose translation is MNREQALEAVKTRVNNPNLIKHMLATEAVMHALAENFGEDVAEWGLAGLLHDIDLDECQGDMTVHGRMSADMARDMGVSESVCHAILCHGMLGEPFETLMDKALYCADPVTGLITAGALIRPEKQLAVVETKSILKRFKEKSFAAGANREQIAKCTDIGLTLQEFIELSLKAMQSISDDLGL